The genome window GCTGACCCGGACCGATCGTGCCGGTGCCTTGCGAGTGGCCGATGCGGTGCGTGAGCGGGTCCTGAGTGCCGGCTCGGCCCAGGGGTACAGCGAAGGCGAAGTCTCGGTGAGCATTGGCGTGGCGGAGTACGATCCCGCCGCGCCGCAGGAAGGGCCGCTGCTCGATCAGGCCGATCGGGCGCTCTACCTGGCGAAGTCGGCGGGGCGCAATACCGTTGCCTGACGAATTTATTTTTCCGACGAGGGACCGTGTGACCGCATCGCCTCAACATCTGTTCGACGCGTCACAGCCGCGGCCCGGAGGAGCACCAGTGGATCCAGCGACCGACCCGTGGGGTGTGCGCCGGGCCGAGAATCTGCTGACCTCGCTCGAGGGGATCCTCTCGGCGCGGGTGGTGACGACGCCGCTCGGCGAAGTGAGCGAGATCCACATCCTGGCGCAGGCGGGCCAGGCACCGAAGCAGGTGGTGCGCAACATCGAGAGCGCCTTGCTCGCGCATCTGGGCTTGAAAGTGGACCATCGGAAGATCTCCATCGCGCAGACCGCCGATGTGAAGCCGATGGCGGCGCTGGAGCAGAGTGCGTTGCAGGCGAACGTGATGACGCGGGTCGTGTTGTTTGATGACCTGGTGATGGCGACGGTGCCGCATCAGCGGCGGGTCACTGCCACGGTCACGCTCACGGCGAATGGCCGGATCGAGAGCGGCACCGAGGAAGGTCCCGACACGGCGCGCTCACGAGTGGAGTGTGCGGCTCGTGCGGCGGTGCAGGTGCTCGAGCGGTTGATTGCCAAGCATTCGTTGGCGCTCGAAGGGGCGCAGCTGATCGAGGCGTTCGACAAGCACTATGTGATGATCGGCGTGCATGCGATCGGTGGCCGCGAGAGCAGGCTGCTGGTCGGCACGGCCGAGGTGCGGGAGAGCAGTGAGCACGCGGCAGTGTATGCGGTGCTCGATGCGACGAATCGTTGGGCCGCGGCGCGCCAGGCGCGTTGAGAAAGCGGCGAAGCCGCCGTAGGTGCGGCGCTCGCGCCGCACCATGCTAGTCGAAGGATGAAGCTCAAGGATTGTCATCCTGAGCGAAGCGGCCCAAAGGGCCGCGCAGTCGAAGGAGCCGAAGCTCGATGACAGGACGTTGTCATCCTGAGCAAGCCCGCGCAGCGGGCGCAGTCGAAGGAGCGGTTCTCAATTGTGAAGTAACGATCATCGATGATCGATCGACGATCGACGAGCATAAATAGCCCGACGCGCGAGGATCTCTGTCTCGCGCGAACGCAGCATCAGAATAGAGGAGAAACAGGGGGGGAATCCCAGGGCCCGGCTGAGCGGAGCCGAGCGCGACACCACAAGCGAAGCGTCTGGTAGATCACGAGCGGGATCTGCCCCTCCAAAAGTTCAGACTTTTGAGTGGTACCAGGAGGAGGTGACGCATATGCTGGAATGGTTGGCTGCGGCCGTCGATTTCATCGCGAGCATTTTCCTCGCGGAGACCGTGACCTGGATCTAAATGCCCAACTCGGGGATTTCCCTTCCTTTTTATCATGTCCATGAGCCGTGCTGTCCAAACCTACGTAGGATCAGTCGCCATCGCAGCCCTAGGGTTGCTCTGGTTCATGACTGGTCTGCCACGCCCAAGAGTAGACTACTGGGCGTTGATTTCGTTGGGTGTAGTGGGCTGCCTCATGGAGACGGGACGCACCGCCAACAAGTCCCGATCGATGGCCGGATCCTTGGTGTTCGTGATGCACTTGGCGATCGGTGTTGCACTTGGCGGATTGTGGGGATCGCTCACTGCAGGCTGCATCACCGCCGTGACCCAACTCTACGCGCGTGTGTCGCCGCTAAAGGTCCTCTTTAATGTTTCGGAGCGGATCGTAAGCGTTGGCCTCGCTTTCAGTGTGTACCACTTACTCGGAGGCGCGCATCCACCGGCAATCTTGGTGGCGGGCGGTGCGCACCTACCCTTCGAGAGTGCCCTTACGGACATCGGTAAGTTCCTCGCGGCTGCTTGCGTCTACTTCATCGTGAATTCGATCGCCGTCAACACGGCTGTGGCTCTCGCAACGCACAAGCCGATCCTTTCAACCTGGCGCTCGAATACACTGTGGGTACTCGGATACGACATGGCTGCGAGCCTCATGGCTCTCGGCGTGGCATACTTATTCGTCAGATTTGACAACGAGAAGGGCATCGGACGCTTCGGTTTCGTGGGCATATTCATCCCGTTTATTGCGGTGCGGAACGTGTATGGCAAGCTCAATACCGTTCAAGACCTGTATCGAGAGCTTGACAGCGCTTACGCCGAGCTTGAACTGAATGTCCGCGAGCAACTCGCGATGATGGTTAAGGCCATCGAGGCCCGAGATCCCTATACTTCCGGCCATTCCCGCCGCGTATGCGGACTCTCTCGCGCAATCGCGACAGATTTCGGGCTAACCCCGGAAGAAATTGAAGAGATTGAGAATGCAGCGTTGCTACACGATGTAGGAAAGATTCATGAGGAGTTTGCCCCGCTTCTACAAAAGGAGGGCAAACTAACGGAAGAGGAATGGGCAGTAATGAAGACCCATTCTGCAAAAAGTGCGGAACTCGTATCCTCGTTCTCGAGGTTTCAGGGTTACGTAGTCGCCTGCGTCCGTCACCACCACGAACGCTGGGATGGTCGTGGGTACCCGGATGGCATCGCCGGAGAAGCGATCCCACTAGGCGCTAGGATCATCACAATCGCGGATACCATCGACGCAATGACAACGAACCGACCTTATCGGAACGCGCTGCCGGTGGATGTTGTGCTTGCAGAACTGAACAAAGGTCGATCGTCACAATTTGACGCAAGGTTGGTTGAGTTGACGGTCAACTCCGTAACTGTTCGACGCCTAATAGCTGATCCGTCTTCAATCCCCGATCACATGCCCCAGCCGAGAATCCGAGCGCGGGCAGATGAGGCGAGGCGGTCCGGGCGAGCAATAGGCCAGCGCCCGCCGCACGATCGTGCCGTGAACGAGGCGCCTTAGCCGACTTCTCGGATACCCCACGCGCCCTTTTCGCCAACCGGCGAGACACCCAGTCTCCGGATCATCGACTGAGTTGGCCCTGGGAGCCGCCCGAGTCGTTCTCGCGCTGCCTCCCGCTTTCCTTCCGTGTTTCCGCCAATCGAGTTCTCAAGAATTGCGATTGCTGCGAGGATTTCGGCCTGATCCTTCGCGTCATGGCGGTCGATTTCCTCTATCTGCCGCTCAAGTCTCGCGAGTGCGCCCGCTGCAGTGCCGGTCCTAATACCGGTGAAGGCAACCCAGCGTGCATATGGTCCGGCAAAGCAGTCGTGATGAAGCTTCTTGTGAACCCCACTCGTACCAATCTTCCCTGCGAGCAGGGCCTTACGCTCTTTCCCGGCAAGTGCCAACACATCTGCCTTGCATAGTTTCCATGCCTGCTGAACCCATTCTGGACGTCTTTTGTCAAAGCGCGAGTCAAACGCGGCCATCGCGCTTTCTGCCTCGACAAGCCGTCCTTCGATGGCTAGGCCCAGCCCTTGATCATACGCCGCGCTAAGTAAGCAGATGCCCCACTCCTCAGAACTAGAGGCCCGGATGGCTTCGCGCGCAAACGATATCTGTGCAGACGGGTTGCCTAGGCGACCCTCAACCAACGCCAGGCCAGATGCCGCGTTTGCGATGAACGCTGGATTACCAAGGGCTTTGGCGATCGAGTAAGCTTGGTGAAGCACCGGCGCTGCCTCGAGGTAATTTCCCGTCTGACACAATGACACTCCTGCTCCGAGGAGAAGGCGGGTCGTGATTGAGTCTGCTGGGCATGTCTGGCTGATCGTCGTGACGCCCTCCAGGAGCACCGGGAGCGCCACCCGCGGACCACCACGTTGTGCCAAAAACCACGCACGGGCGTGATATGCGTGAAGTGCGTCGTGGCCGGCCAATGGAACGGCCATCAATTGGCTGGTCACATCGCCAAGCTGAGCAATGTGTTTGTCGTTGCGACTTGAGGAAATGAGAGCGGTCGAGGTTGAGGCAGCTCTTGTACGGAGAGAAGGAGTGAAGCTGTTGTCCCCGGCAATGTTGAGCGAAGCCGTGATCGCCTCGCCAAGTCTCGCTCCTACTAGTCTTCCGAGAAAGCGATCGTTCGTAATCCGAAGGAGCCGTTCCTGTGCCAACTCAGTGTTGCTTAGCATTTGTGGCAAGGACTCGAGCGCCAGATGAGAGGCCTCCCAGCAGCCGATCTCTTGTAGTGCTTCCGCGCGAAGGAGGGCGAAGCCGGAGTGGTTCAGGCTGGCCGCGACGGTGGGCGCATCGGAGAGCATGGCAGCGAGGCGTCCGCTGTGACCTTGACGAAGCAGATCCTCACCAACCGTTAGAAGAAATTCCATTGCCTTCGCAGGCGTCCTCCCTCGCCCAAGATGCCACCCAAGTTCTAACGGATCTACCTCAGTTGAACTCACTCCGTGTTGCATCAGGTGGCTTCCGATAATGTCGTGGAGCGAAGCACGATGCGAACAGCTAAGGCTGGCATAGGCACAATCCCTCGCCAGTTGTGAGGCAAACGAGACGCGCGCATTGGCTGAAACGAAAATATTGTTGGCGGCCAGTGTACGCAGTGCCCGCGCCGCCGCAGGAAGAGACAGCCCTATCCATTCGTATAGCTCAAGGTGATCCATGCGTGAACCGAGCAAGGAAGCCAACTGCACAAACGCAAGTGCCTCATCGTCGACGGCGAGCAGGGCACTTCTGATAGCCTCGGAGTGGCTGTCGGCCGGCGCTAGAGGTGTATCCTCATGCAAGGCACTGAAGGAACTACGGAACCTTGGCTTCCCTGCGCGTTGCCACTCGGTAGCGATTGCGCTCAGCGTACTTGGGATGCCTGAAGCATACTCTATGATCGCACGCACATCCTGAAAGTGCTGCATATCGAGCGGGCCTGTGATGCCCACAATAAGTTCGCGGGCGTCATCACTTGATAGCGGATCAAGGTCGACGGTCTGTACCCACTCGTTTGGTATAGCGATCAAAGCGGCGGCGTGACTAGTATGGCCGATCCGATGAATCTGGGCTGAGAGCAAGATCATCACCGGCTCCCGGAGCAGGCGACGAAGTAGGTAGTGAATAATGGCCGATGATTGCTCGTCCACCAGGTGTGCATCATCGATGACGAGCAGCACCGGCTGCTCGCCTGCTATTGCGGAGATCAGAGCGGATATGGCCTCAGCAAGGCAAACGTGTGCGGCAGGAAGTGAGGGCTCGTCTGTGGTCGAGATCCCGGGGAAGTAGTCCGCGAGGCTAGGTGCCCAACTAGCGAGGACCTTGAGGTGCGCAGGAGAAATCGCTCTGGCGCCGGGGTGATTGCATAAGGCGGTCACGAGCGAGAGAATCCCGCCCAAAGCGATTCTCTGTTCGGCTGCAGCGCAGCGGATCTGAAAGACGGCTGCTCCTCGTAAGTTGATTATAGTTGCCAGTTGGCTTGCGAGGACCGACTTCCCGATGCCCACACACCCGCGAAGCAGGAGATGCGGCGAGGCGCATGCGGTTGCCCGCTCCCATATTTCGAGACATCGTTGGGTTTCTTGAGAACGACCGGAGAGTCCTCGATCTGCGTAGGCCGAGGTAGGCTGGTCAGCCAATCCGCCGATGTGACCGGACGGGAGCGAAGCAAGTCGCAGCCGCGTCGCGATCCGTTCAAAGTCTCCGCTTGGCACTGCGCCAAGCTCGGTGGCAAGTCGCCGCTTCCAGTCATCGAACACCCTAAGTGCTCCGATCCGGTCACCCACTATGGTGCGCGCCTCGAGCTGGGCCCGCGCTGCCTCCTCACTCAAATGATCCAAGGCTCGCAAACGCTCCGCAACTTCTTCCATCCACCGAGCGTTCCCTTGCCGTCGAGACTCGCTTAGCTGGCCTGACAAGACCGACTGGATTCGCGGAAGCAATCGAATTCGCTGAGCGTCGCACCATTGTTGAAAGTCCGGAGCGTCATCTATGCAAAATTCCTCCAGAAAACTCGCAGGGAAAAGAGTTGAATCGAAGGCGACTTCAAGGGAATCGAGATCCGTGGTGACTCGCCCTTGAATCAGACGGACAGCGTCCCTGCTTGAGTCAAATGCGTCAGCACCAAGTCTCCCACGAAGTACAGACAGTGCGGTTGCCAGGGAATGCCTGGCCTCCTCCATCGCACTCGCCGGCCAGAGCAAGGTCGCCAGTTTATCCCGCCGATGCGCCACCGGCCTCTCCACCGCGAAATAGACCAGCAGCGCCAGATGCTTCCTGGTCCGGAACCGGATCGGGTCGCCATTCGGCGCCCGGAGCTCCGGGCTCCCAAGGACGGTGAGATGAAAGGGGTTCACTGATGGCTCCTCAGGCTGGGGGAGGTCCCGGCCAGCTTAGCGTGGGGCGATCAACCAATCGTCAAATCGGGGCAGGGGGCCGGCGGGCGGCCCGGGGTGGTTTGGGGCGGGAAAGCCCCGAAATCACCGATTTTTCTCCTTATATATAGGCGCGTTTTTGGGGGCGGGGGGAGGGGGCGGAACGGCCGCGATTTCCGGGGGTGGCCCGGGGTCAGTCGGCCTCGGGGTCTGCCCGGAACGATGCTTCGCTCCCTCGACTTCGCCCGCTCCGCGGGCTCCGCTCAGGATGACACCTTCCTGCGTCCGCCGCGCGACGTCAAAATCCGGTAAGCCCCGAAATCGCCCTACTCCCCACCCCCGCCGGACAGTACACTTCCCGCTGGCCGACCCCCATCGCTCCCAGCTCGGAGAGTCGCGTGAATCTCGTCCGCTCCACCCTGGCGCTCGCTGCACTCGCCATCTCCATCGCGACCCCGGCGCGCGCACAGAACGTCTCCAGCTACACCGAGTGGTTCTCGAAGACGACCGACGCGCTGGTCGCGCGCACCAAAGCGCCAGCCCTCTCGGTTGCCGTGATGGAGAACGGCAGGCAGATCTACAGTGACGCCGGCGGCTCCGTCGAAACACCGCCGCGCCGGGGTCCCGGCCCGAGCACGATGTATCGCATCGGCTCGGTGAGCAAACTCTACACGGCGAGCATCGCGGCACGACTCGCGAGTCGCGGCATCATCAACCTCGATGCCAATGTGCGTCAGTACGTGCCGGAGTATTCCGAGAAGAATGCGCCGATCACCCTGCGCCAGCTCGCCGGCCACCTCTCAGGGATTCGCCACTACGGTGCCCGCGAGTTCATCAGCACCACCGCGTTCGATTCGCTGGCACCGACCATCGCGATCTTCGCGCAGGACTCGCTCCTCTTCGCACCCGGCACGAAGTACTCCTACTCGAGCTACGGCTTCAACCTCCTCGGCCTCGCCCTCGAACGCGCCGCCCACAAGCCGTTCCTCCGCCTGCTGCACGACGAAGTGATCGAGCCGCTCCACCTCAAGCTCACCGCGCCCGATATGCCGGGCGCGAAGCTCCCCG of Gemmatimonadota bacterium contains these proteins:
- a CDS encoding HD-GYP domain-containing protein; protein product: MSRAVQTYVGSVAIAALGLLWFMTGLPRPRVDYWALISLGVVGCLMETGRTANKSRSMAGSLVFVMHLAIGVALGGLWGSLTAGCITAVTQLYARVSPLKVLFNVSERIVSVGLAFSVYHLLGGAHPPAILVAGGAHLPFESALTDIGKFLAAACVYFIVNSIAVNTAVALATHKPILSTWRSNTLWVLGYDMAASLMALGVAYLFVRFDNEKGIGRFGFVGIFIPFIAVRNVYGKLNTVQDLYRELDSAYAELELNVREQLAMMVKAIEARDPYTSGHSRRVCGLSRAIATDFGLTPEEIEEIENAALLHDVGKIHEEFAPLLQKEGKLTEEEWAVMKTHSAKSAELVSSFSRFQGYVVACVRHHHERWDGRGYPDGIAGEAIPLGARIITIADTIDAMTTNRPYRNALPVDVVLAELNKGRSSQFDARLVELTVNSVTVRRLIADPSSIPDHMPQPRIRARADEARRSGRAIGQRPPHDRAVNEAP
- a CDS encoding AAA family ATPase, with product MEEARHSLATALSVLRGRLGADAFDSSRDAVRLIQGRVTTDLDSLEVAFDSTLFPASFLEEFCIDDAPDFQQWCDAQRIRLLPRIQSVLSGQLSESRRQGNARWMEEVAERLRALDHLSEEAARAQLEARTIVGDRIGALRVFDDWKRRLATELGAVPSGDFERIATRLRLASLPSGHIGGLADQPTSAYADRGLSGRSQETQRCLEIWERATACASPHLLLRGCVGIGKSVLASQLATIINLRGAAVFQIRCAAAEQRIALGGILSLVTALCNHPGARAISPAHLKVLASWAPSLADYFPGISTTDEPSLPAAHVCLAEAISALISAIAGEQPVLLVIDDAHLVDEQSSAIIHYLLRRLLREPVMILLSAQIHRIGHTSHAAALIAIPNEWVQTVDLDPLSSDDARELIVGITGPLDMQHFQDVRAIIEYASGIPSTLSAIATEWQRAGKPRFRSSFSALHEDTPLAPADSHSEAIRSALLAVDDEALAFVQLASLLGSRMDHLELYEWIGLSLPAAARALRTLAANNIFVSANARVSFASQLARDCAYASLSCSHRASLHDIIGSHLMQHGVSSTEVDPLELGWHLGRGRTPAKAMEFLLTVGEDLLRQGHSGRLAAMLSDAPTVAASLNHSGFALLRAEALQEIGCWEASHLALESLPQMLSNTELAQERLLRITNDRFLGRLVGARLGEAITASLNIAGDNSFTPSLRTRAASTSTALISSSRNDKHIAQLGDVTSQLMAVPLAGHDALHAYHARAWFLAQRGGPRVALPVLLEGVTTISQTCPADSITTRLLLGAGVSLCQTGNYLEAAPVLHQAYSIAKALGNPAFIANAASGLALVEGRLGNPSAQISFAREAIRASSSEEWGICLLSAAYDQGLGLAIEGRLVEAESAMAAFDSRFDKRRPEWVQQAWKLCKADVLALAGKERKALLAGKIGTSGVHKKLHHDCFAGPYARWVAFTGIRTGTAAGALARLERQIEEIDRHDAKDQAEILAAIAILENSIGGNTEGKREAARERLGRLPGPTQSMIRRLGVSPVGEKGAWGIREVG
- a CDS encoding serine hydrolase domain-containing protein; the protein is MNLVRSTLALAALAISIATPARAQNVSSYTEWFSKTTDALVARTKAPALSVAVMENGRQIYSDAGGSVETPPRRGPGPSTMYRIGSVSKLYTASIAARLASRGIINLDANVRQYVPEYSEKNAPITLRQLAGHLSGIRHYGAREFISTTAFDSLAPTIAIFAQDSLLFAPGTKYSYSSYGFNLLGLALERAAHKPFLRLLHDEVIEPLHLKLTAPDMPGAKLPERATTFDVNAEGVATPTTPDNLSDRWPSGGLLASVTDLARFGTAFVRPGFLPDSMITMMTTHQHLASGASSLVGLGWRIGVDSAGRTIWHHGGTSNGGRALLVVWPEEKLVVAIASDALVPFDLPNAYAFANIAREGRKYR